A genomic region of Metopolophium dirhodum isolate CAU chromosome 1, ASM1992520v1, whole genome shotgun sequence contains the following coding sequences:
- the LOC132935945 gene encoding tyrosine-protein phosphatase non-receptor type 4 produces MIEGVSRRTLAGSSGTYNVRATELAVDRGRLKSINATVVFLDDTQHCFKLDKRAKGEALLEAVFQHLELIEKDYFGLQFTENGVIPSVTNTDILRWLNPKKSIKKQMRGGFFYFCVKFYVSDPSKLQEEYTRYHLYLQLRKDILHGKLFVSPSTACLLASYTVQSELGDYHPEEHKPGYISGMVLIPGQTEQLENQISELHKLHKGQSPADAEFNFLDHGKRLDMYGVDLHKAKDSADKELDIGVTCNGLVVFQNNIRINTLSWAKIVKISFKRRHFFVQLRREMSENYDTVLGFNMMTYRSSKHLWKSCVEHHSFFRLNQPICPSNNRGFRRLLPGPFLLGSRFSYSGRTEIQTIEESRMSQPRPHRTFLRFKSKYCSKQPVNNNTESKSSKSILKSSAKGSHDNKVKSVDKEPRPAWGPTSSLVSDDEGGFISSAVRPSSSSSGTGLAATGRNYVDDDMSSSIYDIPAYDTESSLGCENNVVCIHMNADEEGRFGFNVRGGSDLGLPIVVSRVVPNTAAFRSQPKLCEGDQVLMINGQEVSEMVHDDVVNLIRAARDVEHDGKLVLTVQQKGDDDDDDDCLKEKEEEPLFQYIPESPPSVMSSDPLIQSILLLGDGLASGSLLTQFEQLYRHKPETSMDNARTTQNIHKNRYRDIAPYDITRYIIKNQDHDYINANYINMEIPGSGIINRYIATQGPLQTTISDFWCMVLESRSTLIVMVTALVEKGRQKCAKYWPPINETLEVNSNISLKMVSEETDTSNIIVYRQIELTEISTNETRSVTQLQYSLWPDHGVPDDSDRLLNLVGAVRKERVGVVEPVVIHCSAGIGRTGVIILLETALCLIEAGQPVYPLEIVRQMRDQRAMMVQTSNQYKFVCSCIHYAFTQGIVKPLPEYSQQ; encoded by the exons ATGATAGAAGGTGTGTCAAGAAGAACCTTAGCAGGATCGAGTGGCACATACAACGTTCGTGCTACCGAATTGGCTGTAGATCGAGGTCGTTTAAAGTCAATCAATGCTACTGTTGTATTTCTTGATGACACTCAGCATTGTTTTAAACTTGAC aaaCGAGCTAAAGGTGAAGCATTACTAGAAGCAGTATTTCAACACTTGGAATTAATTGAAAAAGATTATTTTGGCTTACAATTTACCGAAAATGGGGTAATTCCATCTGTAACAAATACAGATATTTTG aGATGGTTGAATCCAAAAAAAAGTATCAAAAAACAAATGagag gaggatttttttatttttgtgtaaaattttaTGTGTCTGATCCAAGTAAACTTCAAGAAGAATATACGCGTTATcatttgtatttacaattacGAAAAGATATTTTACATGGAAAACTTTTTGTGTCTCCAAGTACTGCTTGTCTTCTTGCCAGTTACACCGttcaat ctGAACTTGGAGATTACCACCCTGAAGAACATAAGCCTGGATATATATCTGGTATGGTTCTTATACCTGGCCAAACAGAACAATTGGAAAATCAAATTTCTGAATTACATAAATTACACaa ggGTCAATCTCCCGCTGATGCTGAATTCAATTTCTTGGACCATGGGAAAAGATTAGATATGTATGGCGTTGATTTACATAAAGCAAAA GATTCTGCTGATAAAGAATTAGATATTGGAGTTACATGTAATGGTTTAgttgtatttcaaaataatattcgtataaatacattatcatgggcaaaaatagtaaaaatatcatttaagcgaaggcatttttttgttcaactacGAAGagaaatg TCTGAAAATTATGATACAGTATTGGGCTTTAATATGATGACATATCGTTCATCTAAACATTTATGGAAATCTTGTGTTGAACATCATTCATTTTTCCGGCTAAATCAACCCATTTGCCCATCAAATAATCGAGGATTTAGACGATTGTTGCCAGGACCATTTCTTCTCGGTTCACGATTTTCATATTCTGGACGAACTGAAATACAAACAATAGAAGAGAGTCGTATGTCACAACCACGACCTCACCGAACATTTCTTAg ATTCAAAAGTAAATACTGTTCGAAACAACCAGTTAACAACAATACGGAGAGTAAGAGTTCAAAATCAATTCTCAAATCATCTGCTAAGGGATCACATGATAATAAAGTAAAGTCAGTTGATAAAGAACCAAGACCTGCTTGGGGTCCTACTTCATCACTTGTATCAGATGA cgAAGGTGGATTTATATCTTCAGCTGTCCGTCCAAGTAGCAGTAGTAGTGGAACCGGATTAGCAGCAACTGGCCGAAATTATGTTGATGATGACATGTCTAGTAGTATTTATGATATTCCAGCATATGATACGGAATCTTCtttg GGTTGTGAAAATAATGTTGTTTGCATTCATATGAATGCTGATGAGGAAGGTCGATTTGGATTTAATGTAAGAGGTGGCTCAGATTTAGGATTACCTATTGTTGTGTCCAGAGTTGTTCCTAACACAGCAGCTTTTCGATCACAACCTAAACTATGTGAAGGTGATCAG GTTTTAATGATAAATGGACAAGAAGTCAGTGAGATGGTCCATGatgatgttgtaaatttaattagaGCAGCTAGAGATGTAGAACACGATGGGAAATTAGTTTTAACGGTACAACAAAAag gtgatgatgatgatgacgatgactGTTTgaaagaaaaagaagaagaacCTTTATTTCAGTACATACCAGAATCTCCACCAAGTGTTATGTCATCTGATCCATTAATTCAATCTATACTACTGCTTGGAGATGGTTTAGCAAGTGGGTCTTTACTAACACAGTTTGAACAGCTGTACAGGCATAAACCAGAAACGTCAATGGATAATGCTAGAACCActcaaaatatacataaaaatagatATCGCGATATAGCTCCAT atGATATAACTcgatatattatcaaaaatcagGACCATGACTATATTAATGCCAACTATATAAATATGGAAATACCGGGTTCAGGAATAATTAACAGATACATAGCAACACAAG gacCACTTCAAACAACAATTAGCGATTTCTGGTGTATGGTATTAGAATCTCGTAGTACATTAATTGTTATGGTCACTGCTCTTGTTGAAAAAGGTCGTCAAAAATGTGCCAAATATTGGCCACCAATCAATGAAACATTAGAAGTTAACAGCAATATATCACTAAAAATGGTGTCCGAAGAAACGGATACTTCTAACATTATTGTTTACCGCCAAATAGAGTTAACTGAAATAAGC ACTAATGAAACTAGATCTGTTACACAACTTCAATATAGTTTATGGCCTGATCACGGTGTACCAGATGATTCAGATCGCTTGTTAAATTTAGTAGGAGCTGTTCGTAAAGAACGTGTAGGTGTCGTTGAACCTGTTGTTATACATTGTTCAGCTGGTATTGGACGTACAGGagtgataattttattagaGACTGCATTATGCTTAATAGAAGCAGGCCAACCTGTTTATCCTCTTGAAATTGTCCGACAAATGCGTGATCAACGAGCTATGATGGTACAAACTTCA aatcaatataaatttgtatgcaGTTGCATACATTATGCATTTACACAGGGTATTGTGAAACCATTGCCGGAATATagtcaacaataa